A part of Betaproteobacteria bacterium genomic DNA contains:
- a CDS encoding 4Fe-4S dicluster domain-containing protein, with amino-acid sequence MSAVPATSAGVDPSVPCAPEPGRVRPSVDPDRCEAKGDCVRVCPYGVFEIRPVDADVRAGMSWRGRLKSWVHGGRQAQVVAADRCHACGLCVRSCPEQAIRLLPAAT; translated from the coding sequence GTGAGCGCTGTACCGGCGACATCGGCCGGCGTCGATCCTTCCGTACCCTGCGCGCCCGAACCGGGGCGGGTCCGGCCCTCCGTCGATCCGGATCGATGCGAGGCCAAGGGTGACTGCGTGCGAGTGTGCCCCTACGGCGTGTTCGAGATCCGTCCCGTCGATGCCGACGTCCGCGCGGGCATGTCGTGGAGGGGGCGTCTCAAGTCCTGGGTCCACGGCGGGCGCCAGGCCCAGGTGGTGGCGGCCGATCGCTGTCACGCCTGCGGACTCTGCGTGCGGTCCTGTCCCGAACAGGCGATCCGCCTCCTGCCTGCCGCGACTTGA
- a CDS encoding ABC transporter permease, which translates to MTRLPFAWMVALRFLREGRMQTALILSGVTAGVAVIIFLTALITGLQASIIARTLGTQAHVVVRPAEDTTRQVLDRDTVAVSARVDKRAQRLRSIDQWERILPLVERAPGVVAASPMVSGPAFAVRGNAAKSVALLGVDPDRYLRIVRMTDYVVAGHFRVTGTEGVIGIELAKDLGVGLGDKLRLVSPENRDDVITVAGIVDVGNKDLNRRWIFITLRLAQNLLDLAGGVSSIDATVERLFEAESVARVIESRTGLLSESWMQTNAQLLAALRNQSLTNRLIRGFVILIVALGIASVLVVSVVQKRSEIGILRAMGASRRGIMSVFLLQGALYGLLGSLLGSAGGVGLEAAFAGVFRNADGTALFKPEADVGMIATACLTALAIGIVAAAVPARRAARLDPVTAIRNG; encoded by the coding sequence ATGACCCGTCTGCCCTTTGCCTGGATGGTCGCGTTGCGATTCCTGCGCGAGGGCCGGATGCAGACTGCGCTCATCCTGAGCGGCGTCACGGCCGGTGTCGCGGTGATCATCTTCCTCACGGCGCTCATCACGGGCCTGCAGGCAAGCATCATCGCCCGCACGCTGGGCACCCAGGCCCACGTCGTCGTACGTCCGGCCGAGGACACGACGCGGCAGGTGCTCGACCGCGACACCGTGGCCGTGAGCGCCCGCGTGGACAAGCGTGCGCAGCGTCTCCGCTCCATCGATCAGTGGGAACGCATCCTGCCGCTCGTCGAGCGCGCACCCGGCGTCGTGGCCGCCTCGCCCATGGTATCCGGCCCCGCATTTGCCGTGCGGGGAAACGCTGCCAAGTCGGTGGCCCTGCTGGGGGTGGACCCCGACCGGTATCTGCGCATCGTCCGGATGACCGACTACGTGGTGGCCGGTCATTTCCGTGTGACGGGCACCGAAGGCGTCATCGGAATCGAACTCGCGAAGGATCTCGGGGTCGGTCTGGGTGACAAGCTGCGTCTGGTGTCGCCGGAGAACCGGGACGACGTGATCACCGTGGCCGGCATCGTCGACGTGGGCAACAAGGATCTGAACAGGCGATGGATCTTCATCACGCTGCGCCTCGCGCAGAACCTGCTGGATCTGGCGGGAGGCGTCTCGAGCATCGATGCGACCGTCGAGAGGCTCTTCGAGGCCGAGAGCGTGGCGCGCGTCATCGAGTCGCGGACGGGGCTGCTCTCCGAATCGTGGATGCAGACGAATGCCCAGCTTCTGGCCGCGCTGCGCAACCAGTCGCTCACCAACCGGCTGATCCGCGGCTTCGTGATCCTGATCGTCGCGCTGGGTATCGCGAGCGTCCTGGTCGTCTCGGTGGTGCAGAAGCGAAGTGAGATCGGCATCCTGCGTGCCATGGGCGCGAGCCGGCGCGGCATCATGTCCGTGTTCCTGCTGCAGGGTGCGCTGTACGGGCTGCTGGGATCGCTGCTCGGCTCGGCGGGAGGCGTGGGCCTGGAGGCCGCCTTCGCCGGCGTGTTCCGCAACGCCGATGGAACGGCGCTCTTCAAGCCCGAAGCCGACGTGGGAATGATCGCAACGGCCTGCCTCACGGCGCTGGCCATCGGCATCGTGGCTGCGGCGGTGCCGGCCCGGCGAGCGGCGCGCCTGGACCCCGTGACGGCGATCCGCAATGGCTGA
- a CDS encoding UbiA family prenyltransferase: protein MRLSTGLRLARISLLPTVWTNVLTGATLAGSDWTDAHVPFLLVAISLFYIGGMFLNDAFDREFDARSRPERPIPSGEVTATTVFGYGFGMLALGALLLVAPALWLAQANAGPALLGGCLLAGAIVLYDAWHKNNPLSPLLMGSCRMLVYVTAALAVAGSLAADVAYGAITLLSYLVGVTYAAKNEHLNRLDHAWPLVFLAAPAIYGAILAIDHPLVLLPWAILLGWGVLAVRRLMRRAPGDVPKAVVSLLAGITLVDAVLLAGHGQMPAMIFALGAFVLVLYLQRWVAGT from the coding sequence ATGAGACTGTCGACCGGTTTGCGTCTTGCGCGCATATCGCTGCTGCCGACCGTCTGGACCAACGTGCTCACCGGAGCGACGCTCGCGGGCAGCGACTGGACCGATGCGCACGTCCCTTTCCTGCTTGTCGCAATCTCGCTGTTCTACATCGGTGGAATGTTCCTCAACGACGCGTTCGACCGCGAGTTCGATGCGCGTTCACGGCCGGAGCGTCCCATCCCCTCGGGCGAAGTGACGGCGACGACGGTGTTCGGCTACGGCTTCGGGATGCTCGCGCTCGGCGCCCTGCTGCTCGTCGCGCCGGCGCTCTGGCTGGCGCAGGCGAATGCCGGCCCCGCTCTGCTCGGAGGTTGTCTGCTCGCCGGCGCCATCGTCCTCTACGACGCGTGGCACAAGAACAACCCCCTGAGCCCGCTGCTGATGGGGTCGTGCCGCATGCTCGTCTACGTCACGGCGGCGCTGGCCGTCGCGGGATCGCTTGCCGCGGACGTGGCCTACGGCGCAATCACCCTGCTCAGCTATCTCGTGGGCGTGACGTATGCGGCCAAGAACGAGCACCTCAATCGCCTCGATCATGCCTGGCCGCTCGTGTTCCTCGCGGCACCCGCGATCTACGGCGCGATCCTGGCGATCGACCACCCTCTCGTACTGTTGCCGTGGGCGATATTGCTCGGCTGGGGCGTCCTGGCCGTGCGACGCCTCATGCGCCGCGCGCCCGGGGACGTGCCGAAGGCCGTCGTCAGCCTTCTTGCCGGCATCACGCTGGTGGATGCGGTGCTGCTGGCCGGCCACGGTCAGATGCCCGCCATGATCTTCGCGCTCGGCGCTTTCGTGCTGGTGCTCTATCTCCAGCGCTGGGTGGCAGGCACGTGA
- a CDS encoding GFA family protein, with protein MERTYQGGCHCGRVRFEVAGDLSKATVCNCSICSKKGFVHLIVPKEAFRLLSGADDLADYRFNTGVAHHLFCRHCGIHSYYVPRSDPDRIDVNVRCLEGVNLDELEPAAFDGRNWERAMSSHVPWR; from the coding sequence ATGGAACGGACATACCAGGGGGGTTGTCACTGCGGACGCGTGCGGTTCGAGGTCGCCGGCGACCTCTCGAAAGCCACCGTGTGCAATTGCTCGATCTGCAGCAAGAAGGGCTTCGTGCACCTCATCGTGCCCAAGGAAGCCTTCCGCCTGCTGTCGGGCGCCGACGATCTTGCCGACTACCGGTTCAACACGGGAGTGGCGCACCACCTGTTCTGCAGGCACTGCGGCATCCACTCCTACTATGTTCCGCGGTCGGATCCCGACAGGATCGACGTCAACGTGCGCTGTCTGGAGGGTGTGAATCTGGACGAGCTGGAGCCCGCTGCCTTCGACGGGCGCAACTGGGAACGGGCGATGAGCAGCCACGTGCCCTGGCGTTGA
- a CDS encoding efflux RND transporter periplasmic adaptor subunit has product MLRARSLLRPWTVVLAVLVAVATLFAVRTFSGTEVRTARVTRGDLIQSVVATGRIIAQSRVEIGTQIAGVVDRVNVREGDRVTAGTVLATLQDAEQEAAVEQARAALDEAKARLAQLGITTLPVAEQQLRQADANLQLARSEHVRVTDLHAAGFFSQARLDEARRNLESAEAQRRAALKQTEAARPKGSEASLAYAREAQARAALDAARSRLTHTRIVTPVAGVVLRRGAEPGDLVTAGGRLFNVGAGETQAQVFVDEKNLSFLAPGQEARILADAFPGRPFSGRVFHIAPNVDVQRGTVEVRLTLPEIPDFARIDMTVSVEIVAGRKSRALTLASDAVRDAAGSAPWALAVRAGRTVRVPLRLGSRGTGTVEVIDGLAEGESVVLASEPGIREGMSVRPRTP; this is encoded by the coding sequence ATGCTTCGCGCACGGTCCCTGCTCCGGCCCTGGACGGTCGTCCTGGCTGTGCTCGTCGCCGTCGCGACCCTCTTCGCGGTGCGCACGTTCTCCGGCACCGAGGTCCGCACGGCCCGGGTAACCCGCGGAGACCTGATCCAGTCGGTCGTGGCCACGGGGCGGATCATCGCGCAGTCGCGCGTGGAGATCGGCACCCAGATCGCCGGCGTCGTTGACCGCGTGAATGTGCGCGAGGGTGATCGCGTCACGGCCGGCACTGTCCTGGCCACGCTGCAGGATGCGGAACAGGAGGCTGCGGTCGAGCAGGCGAGGGCGGCGCTGGACGAGGCGAAGGCCCGTCTCGCCCAGCTCGGCATCACGACGCTGCCGGTGGCGGAGCAGCAGCTGAGACAGGCAGATGCCAATCTGCAGCTCGCCCGCAGCGAGCACGTGCGCGTCACCGATCTTCACGCCGCGGGCTTCTTCAGCCAGGCGCGCCTCGACGAGGCACGCCGCAATCTGGAATCTGCCGAGGCGCAGAGGCGCGCCGCCTTGAAGCAGACCGAGGCTGCCCGCCCGAAAGGCAGCGAGGCATCGCTGGCCTACGCCCGCGAGGCCCAGGCTCGTGCGGCGCTCGATGCGGCGCGTTCGCGCCTGACCCACACGCGCATCGTCACCCCCGTGGCAGGCGTTGTGCTCCGCAGGGGGGCGGAACCAGGCGACCTGGTCACCGCCGGAGGCCGGCTCTTCAACGTGGGCGCGGGCGAGACCCAGGCCCAGGTCTTCGTCGACGAGAAGAACCTCTCGTTCCTGGCGCCGGGGCAGGAAGCGCGCATCCTGGCCGACGCCTTTCCCGGACGTCCGTTCTCCGGGCGGGTCTTTCACATCGCCCCGAACGTGGACGTCCAACGAGGCACCGTGGAGGTGCGCCTGACGCTGCCCGAAATCCCGGACTTCGCGCGGATCGACATGACGGTTTCGGTGGAGATCGTCGCAGGCAGGAAGTCGCGCGCCCTCACACTCGCTTCGGATGCGGTCCGGGACGCCGCCGGATCGGCCCCGTGGGCGCTCGCGGTCCGCGCAGGCAGGACGGTCCGTGTGCCGTTGCGTCTGGGATCGCGGGGAACCGGAACCGTGGAGGTGATCGACGGGCTGGCGGAAGGAGAGTCCGTGGTGCTCGCGTCCGAACCGGGTATCCGCGAGGGCATGAGCGTCAGACCGCGCACGCCATGA
- a CDS encoding EF-hand domain-containing protein: MNESRIAAAVAAALLSLAATSALADHHEGGHHEGMEAKFKSADKDGDGTLDREEAKAMPRIAKNFDRLDTDKSGTVSMEELSAGAKRMMGGMKRMHQKGKAAFEDADKDKDGTLDREEAKAMPRVSENFEAIDGDKDGTVSMEEVHAYMKQKRMPK, encoded by the coding sequence GTGAACGAATCCCGAATCGCGGCCGCCGTGGCCGCTGCGTTGCTGTCCCTGGCCGCCACCTCCGCTCTGGCGGATCACCACGAGGGCGGGCACCACGAAGGCATGGAAGCGAAGTTCAAGAGCGCCGACAAGGACGGCGACGGAACGCTGGACCGGGAGGAAGCGAAGGCGATGCCCCGGATCGCCAAGAACTTCGACCGGCTGGACACGGACAAGAGCGGGACAGTGTCCATGGAAGAGCTCTCGGCCGGAGCGAAGCGGATGATGGGCGGCATGAAGCGCATGCATCAGAAGGGCAAGGCTGCATTCGAGGACGCGGACAAGGACAAGGACGGCACGCTGGACAGGGAGGAAGCGAAGGCGATGCCGCGCGTGTCGGAGAATTTCGAAGCGATCGATGGAGACAAGGATGGCACCGTCTCCATGGAGGAAGTCCATGCCTACATGAAGCAGAAGCGGATGCCGAAGTAG
- a CDS encoding DUF481 domain-containing protein — MMLRTAAGALMAACLSFHASADTVLLTNGDRITGTVQRLKSSKLEVATPYAGTIGIDVDSIVSIETEGDFTVILKDYSRHAGRLVQGPAGQLSVLPEAGAAPIPVSPDRVTALLPGRLSEQDWRVTGRVNAGYTSTSGNTEVTRATLDSEVIARRHLDRWLLTARGTEATERNDETEANATVGIKYDRFIDERRYAYAGSTFEHDRFKDLRLRVTLGVGGGYQAIDRATTHLALESGLDRVRTDYFATPDEANTALRLAARFDHWLFKDVAQFFHNSEMFASLDDIRETFARTQTGLRVPLKGGFIASAQINVDWDGDPAAGRRSIDRTTILSLGYKW; from the coding sequence ATGATGCTCAGAACGGCCGCGGGCGCGCTGATGGCCGCATGCCTTTCGTTCCACGCGTCGGCGGACACGGTGCTGCTGACCAACGGCGACCGGATCACCGGCACCGTGCAGCGCCTGAAGTCATCGAAGCTGGAGGTCGCCACGCCCTACGCGGGAACGATCGGCATCGACGTCGATTCCATCGTCTCCATTGAGACGGAGGGCGACTTCACGGTCATCCTCAAGGATTACAGCCGCCACGCCGGGCGCCTCGTGCAGGGTCCCGCGGGACAGCTTTCCGTGCTTCCGGAAGCCGGCGCGGCCCCGATTCCGGTGTCCCCCGACCGGGTGACCGCCCTTCTGCCTGGCCGGCTCTCGGAGCAGGACTGGCGCGTCACCGGCCGCGTGAATGCGGGGTACACCAGCACCTCGGGGAACACCGAGGTGACGCGGGCGACGCTGGACAGCGAAGTGATTGCCCGGCGGCACCTGGACCGCTGGCTGCTGACGGCGCGCGGTACCGAAGCGACGGAGCGCAACGACGAAACGGAGGCCAATGCCACGGTCGGCATCAAGTACGACCGATTCATCGACGAACGCCGGTACGCGTACGCCGGCTCGACGTTCGAACACGACCGCTTCAAGGATCTGCGCCTGCGGGTGACCCTGGGCGTCGGAGGGGGCTACCAGGCCATCGATCGCGCCACCACTCATCTCGCGCTGGAAAGTGGCCTGGATCGGGTGCGCACCGATTACTTCGCCACGCCCGACGAGGCCAACACCGCGCTCCGTCTCGCGGCGCGCTTCGACCACTGGCTTTTCAAGGATGTGGCGCAGTTCTTCCACAACAGCGAGATGTTCGCCAGCCTGGACGACATCCGGGAGACGTTCGCACGCACGCAGACCGGCTTGCGCGTTCCCCTCAAGGGTGGCTTCATCGCCTCGGCCCAGATCAATGTCGATTGGGACGGCGACCCGGCCGCCGGCCGCCGCAGCATCGACCGGACCACGATCCTGAGCCTGGGTTACAAGTGGTGA
- the eboE gene encoding metabolite traffic protein EboE, whose amino-acid sequence MIAGEGIHLTYCSNIHPGETWPEVRRNLETFVPRVRDRVAPGKLFGIGLRLSARAADELGAGTALDELLGFLRANGLYVFTLNGFPYGPFHGVPVKSEVYRPDWRDPERLRYTNGLADLLARLLPADTAMTGSLSTVPGAFKEDLRGEGDVDAIAQNLVRHVAHLVELERRTGRIIATALEPEPCCMLETIDETVAFFRRHVFTPASTRLLGSLTGLDRIEAGQALRRHLGLCLDLCHAAVEFEDLDAGLAKLADTGVSIFKVQISAGLRIDRFDADTLSALRAYEDPVYLHQVVEDGPEGLRRFVDLPEAFASLAGGATPREWRVHFHVPVFHDDLGRFRSTRDFIAKALARQRSQAVSDHLEIETYTWGVLPEALRASAVDEAIAREFEWVLLQELQA is encoded by the coding sequence TGCGCGACCGCGTTGCCCCGGGGAAGCTCTTCGGCATCGGGCTCAGGTTGTCCGCACGCGCGGCAGACGAACTGGGCGCGGGCACGGCGCTGGACGAACTGCTCGGATTCCTGCGCGCGAACGGTCTCTACGTCTTCACGCTCAACGGATTTCCCTACGGACCCTTCCATGGCGTGCCGGTCAAGTCGGAGGTCTACCGTCCCGACTGGCGCGACCCCGAGCGCCTGCGCTACACGAACGGGCTGGCGGATCTGCTCGCGCGGCTGCTGCCCGCCGACACCGCGATGACCGGCAGCCTCTCGACGGTGCCGGGCGCCTTCAAGGAGGACCTGCGCGGCGAAGGCGATGTCGACGCGATTGCCCAGAACCTGGTTCGCCATGTCGCTCACCTGGTGGAACTGGAGCGCCGGACCGGCCGGATCATCGCGACCGCCCTCGAGCCCGAGCCCTGCTGCATGCTGGAAACGATCGACGAGACCGTCGCATTCTTTCGCCGCCATGTCTTCACGCCAGCCTCGACGAGACTGCTGGGTTCGTTGACGGGACTGGACCGCATCGAAGCCGGTCAGGCGCTGCGGCGGCATCTGGGACTGTGCCTGGACCTGTGCCATGCGGCGGTGGAGTTCGAGGACCTCGATGCGGGACTCGCGAAACTGGCGGACACCGGCGTGAGCATCTTCAAGGTCCAGATCAGTGCGGGGTTGCGCATCGACCGGTTCGATGCGGACACCCTGTCGGCGCTTCGTGCATACGAAGATCCGGTCTACCTGCACCAGGTGGTGGAAGACGGCCCGGAGGGCCTGCGCCGGTTCGTCGATCTTCCGGAGGCGTTCGCCAGTCTCGCCGGCGGGGCGACCCCGCGCGAGTGGCGCGTGCACTTCCACGTGCCGGTGTTCCACGACGATCTGGGCCGCTTCCGTTCCACTCGCGATTTCATCGCGAAGGCGCTCGCCCGCCAGCGGAGCCAGGCGGTGTCGGACCACCTCGAGATCGAGACGTACACCTGGGGAGTCCTGCCCGAAGCCCTGCGCGCATCGGCCGTGGACGAAGCCATTGCACGGGAGTTCGAATGGGTGCTGCTGCAGGAACTGCAGGCATGA
- a CDS encoding GntR family transcriptional regulator produces the protein MPRSRRTVATRAAPVPAEAASLTDVAYTALEEMIVRLELAPGTVVSETMLSEALGIGRTPIREALQRLAREKLVQILPRRGIVISEINVRTQLRLLELRREVERLVARSAARRATAEERNAFSQLARRFEAAAAGNDDVAFMRTDREFNDLCLVAARNEFAAAAMANMQSLARRFWYHHYRQAADMPEAARLHADVARAIADGKEAAAAAALDTLLDNIESFTRATASAEP, from the coding sequence ATGCCGCGCAGCCGGAGAACCGTTGCCACTCGGGCAGCACCCGTGCCGGCCGAGGCCGCATCGCTGACGGATGTGGCGTATACCGCGCTCGAGGAGATGATCGTCCGGCTGGAGCTGGCACCCGGGACCGTGGTCTCCGAGACCATGCTCTCCGAAGCGCTGGGCATCGGCCGCACTCCCATCCGCGAAGCGCTGCAGCGCCTGGCGCGGGAGAAGCTCGTGCAGATCCTGCCCCGGCGCGGCATCGTGATCTCCGAGATCAACGTGCGCACGCAGTTGCGGCTGCTGGAACTGCGCCGCGAGGTGGAAAGGCTCGTGGCCCGCAGTGCTGCCCGGCGCGCCACCGCCGAGGAGCGCAACGCCTTCTCGCAGCTGGCGAGGCGGTTCGAAGCTGCGGCGGCCGGCAACGACGACGTGGCCTTCATGCGCACCGACCGCGAGTTCAACGACCTGTGCCTCGTCGCCGCGCGCAACGAGTTCGCCGCCGCGGCGATGGCCAACATGCAATCGCTCGCCCGGCGCTTCTGGTACCACCACTACCGCCAGGCGGCGGACATGCCGGAGGCCGCGAGACTGCATGCCGACGTGGCGCGCGCCATCGCGGACGGCAAGGAAGCCGCCGCCGCGGCCGCGCTGGACACCCTGCTGGACAACATCGAAAGCTTCACCCGGGCCACGGCGTCCGCCGAACCCTGA
- a CDS encoding ABC transporter ATP-binding protein → MAEPVLRLADVRKTYNAGSALEAEVLHGISLELAPGEFAALVGPSGSGKSTLLNIVGLLERPTHGTVHVAGNEATALDEAGVTRLRGRTIGFVFQFHHLIPAFTALENVMMPQIIDHGRPSDAMAASARDLLARVGLSGKERSRPQQLSGGQQQRVAIARALAGHPALVLADEPTGNLDSKTADEVFHLMREFNMQQGSAFLLVTHDARLARRCDRVIELFDGRIVSSGAALAESP, encoded by the coding sequence ATGGCTGAACCGGTGCTGCGGCTCGCGGACGTGCGCAAGACCTACAACGCCGGAAGCGCGTTGGAGGCGGAGGTGCTGCACGGCATCTCGCTGGAACTCGCGCCCGGCGAGTTCGCGGCCCTGGTCGGACCTTCCGGCTCGGGGAAGAGCACGCTGCTCAACATCGTGGGACTGCTCGAAAGGCCCACGCACGGGACAGTTCACGTGGCGGGAAACGAGGCAACGGCCCTGGACGAAGCCGGGGTCACCCGCCTGCGCGGCCGCACCATCGGGTTCGTCTTCCAGTTCCACCACCTCATCCCCGCGTTCACGGCGCTGGAGAACGTGATGATGCCGCAGATCATCGACCACGGCCGGCCCTCGGACGCGATGGCCGCCAGTGCGCGGGACCTGCTGGCCCGTGTGGGTCTCTCGGGCAAAGAGCGAAGCCGTCCCCAGCAGCTGTCGGGCGGACAGCAGCAGCGGGTGGCGATCGCGCGGGCGCTGGCGGGACATCCGGCGCTGGTGCTGGCGGACGAACCCACGGGAAATCTCGATTCGAAGACCGCGGACGAGGTCTTCCACCTCATGAGGGAATTCAACATGCAGCAAGGATCGGCCTTTCTCCTGGTCACGCACGATGCGCGCCTCGCGCGCCGCTGCGATCGCGTGATCGAACTGTTCGACGGACGGATCGTCTCCTCCGGCGCAGCGCTCGCGGAATCCCCATGA
- a CDS encoding helix-turn-helix domain-containing protein, whose amino-acid sequence MPQNEVARRVGVARSTVCEWNRRLKRDGEAGLQASSRGRPPRLTPSMQQSLSEILRLAGDAGHDSGRMTIARMSLLVEALFDVRYSDAQICRLRAALTPASMAAARD is encoded by the coding sequence GTGCCGCAGAACGAAGTCGCGCGACGCGTCGGTGTTGCCCGTTCCACGGTGTGCGAGTGGAATCGCCGTCTGAAGCGGGATGGGGAAGCCGGCTTGCAGGCATCGTCGCGCGGGCGGCCGCCGCGGCTCACGCCCAGCATGCAACAGTCCCTGTCGGAGATCCTGCGGCTCGCGGGCGACGCCGGACACGACAGCGGCCGCATGACCATCGCCCGCATGAGTCTTCTGGTCGAGGCCCTGTTCGACGTGCGCTACAGTGACGCGCAGATCTGCCGTCTCAGGGCCGCGCTCACGCCGGCTTCCATGGCGGCCGCCCGCGACTGA
- a CDS encoding sterol desaturase family protein codes for MMSERQRQFRAGYQAEISPYYHGLVHVGVMYAVGISVIAWCLSRMAGASWEWLLVVPVFAFSNLFEWWIHKYVMHRLIDVWALRAIYDRHTRQHHQYFTNNEMTVDSTREFRIIFFPWRALFTFMGMGTPFALLLGTLINPNAGYVLMVTIVGQYLLYETFHYCCHVHENWFVRNIPFVNTIRRHHTAHHNQGIMMDLNMNLTFPIADWMMGTSDLDRGLLGHIFNGYDERHIKPELKPVLARHTLSGSEPAQQPA; via the coding sequence ATGATGAGCGAGCGCCAGCGCCAGTTCCGCGCCGGGTACCAGGCCGAGATCAGCCCCTACTACCACGGCCTCGTGCACGTCGGCGTGATGTACGCGGTGGGCATCTCCGTCATTGCCTGGTGCCTGTCCCGCATGGCCGGCGCCTCGTGGGAATGGCTGCTGGTCGTGCCGGTCTTCGCATTCTCGAACCTGTTCGAGTGGTGGATCCACAAGTACGTGATGCACCGGCTGATCGACGTGTGGGCGCTGCGCGCGATCTACGACCGTCACACGCGGCAGCACCACCAGTACTTCACCAACAACGAGATGACGGTCGACTCGACGCGCGAGTTCCGGATCATCTTCTTTCCCTGGCGCGCCCTGTTCACGTTCATGGGCATGGGGACTCCGTTCGCGCTGCTGCTGGGCACGCTGATCAATCCGAACGCGGGGTATGTGCTGATGGTGACGATCGTCGGGCAGTATCTGCTCTACGAGACCTTCCACTACTGCTGCCACGTCCACGAGAACTGGTTCGTCCGCAACATTCCCTTCGTGAACACGATCCGCAGGCATCACACGGCACATCACAACCAGGGAATCATGATGGACCTCAACATGAATCTCACGTTTCCCATCGCCGACTGGATGATGGGCACGAGCGACCTGGACCGCGGGCTCCTGGGCCACATCTTCAACGGCTACGACGAGCGTCACATCAAGCCCGAACTGAAGCCGGTTCTCGCGCGCCACACGCTGTCCGGGTCCGAACCGGCGCAGCAGCCCGCCTGA
- a CDS encoding acyloxyacyl hydrolase, producing MPGLRRVLAWHAAAGLLTCMPALAPGADLAFRAGEGDRVRSAAAAMQWALLDSLPCTAACTARLHLQGGVGYWWLPYDSSGDSLWDWSLTPMLIIANGKVPAPVALELGVGVHYFSHDALASIRNFGSRWQWGEFIGAAFPLGEDPGKALTVRLEHVSNGGFAAPNNGVTFLSVGLRFRLGGAGP from the coding sequence ATGCCCGGACTGCGGCGCGTTCTGGCGTGGCACGCGGCAGCGGGGTTGCTGACCTGCATGCCGGCCCTCGCACCCGGAGCGGATCTCGCGTTCAGGGCAGGCGAGGGAGACCGCGTGCGAAGCGCGGCAGCGGCGATGCAATGGGCGCTGCTCGATTCGCTGCCCTGCACCGCGGCTTGCACGGCGAGACTCCATCTGCAAGGCGGCGTGGGCTACTGGTGGCTGCCCTACGACTCTTCCGGCGACAGTCTGTGGGACTGGAGCCTCACGCCCATGCTGATCATCGCCAACGGCAAGGTTCCGGCGCCGGTGGCGCTGGAACTCGGGGTGGGGGTGCACTACTTCTCGCACGACGCGCTCGCGAGCATCCGGAATTTCGGCTCGCGCTGGCAGTGGGGCGAATTCATCGGCGCCGCCTTCCCTCTGGGCGAGGATCCGGGCAAAGCGCTGACCGTCAGACTGGAGCACGTATCGAACGGGGGATTCGCGGCCCCCAACAACGGCGTCACCTTCCTGTCCGTCGGACTGCGATTCCGCCTGGGCGGCGCGGGACCGTGA